From a single Streptomyces sp. 1331.2 genomic region:
- a CDS encoding sigma-70 family RNA polymerase sigma factor: MDDEQLTALALTARSGRAADVEAFVRATQRDVWRFVAHLTDVQSADDLAQETFLRALRGLPAFAGRSSARTWLLSIARRTVIDRYRMAAARPRCAALPDWQEAAERQGGAPEAGFEDGVALDDLLDRVPAQRREAFVLTQVVGLSYAEAAQVAGCPVGTVRSRVARAREELIARLRAADAGELATAC, encoded by the coding sequence GTGGATGACGAACAGCTCACCGCGCTCGCACTGACCGCCCGCTCCGGCCGCGCGGCCGACGTCGAGGCCTTCGTCCGTGCCACCCAGCGGGACGTCTGGCGCTTCGTCGCTCACCTGACCGACGTGCAGTCCGCCGACGACCTGGCGCAGGAGACCTTCCTGCGCGCGCTGCGCGGTCTGCCCGCGTTCGCCGGGCGCTCCTCGGCCCGCACCTGGCTGCTGTCGATCGCCCGGCGCACGGTGATCGACCGTTACCGGATGGCCGCCGCCCGGCCGCGCTGCGCGGCACTGCCGGACTGGCAGGAGGCGGCGGAGCGGCAGGGCGGCGCACCGGAGGCCGGGTTCGAGGACGGGGTCGCGCTCGACGACCTGCTCGACCGGGTGCCCGCCCAGCGCCGGGAGGCGTTCGTGCTCACCCAGGTGGTCGGCCTGAGCTACGCCGAGGCGGCCCAGGTCGCCGGCTGCCCGGTCGGCACCGTCCGCTCCCGGGTCGCCCGGGCCCGGGAGGAGCTGATAGCGCGGCTGCGGGCGGCGGACGCCGGGGAACTCGCGACCGCCTGCTGA
- a CDS encoding zf-HC2 domain-containing protein, whose product MRCAQFRTALSARLDGEPSGLPDTRLDKHVARCTGCREWLARAEQLGGHVRAAAADGPSAEWSARLSARLSAELATGQEGGPQAGQR is encoded by the coding sequence ATGAGATGTGCGCAGTTCCGGACCGCTCTGTCCGCCCGGCTCGACGGCGAACCGAGCGGTCTGCCGGACACCCGGCTGGACAAGCACGTGGCGCGCTGCACCGGCTGCCGGGAGTGGCTGGCCCGGGCGGAGCAGCTGGGCGGCCACGTACGGGCGGCCGCCGCCGACGGGCCCTCGGCCGAGTGGTCGGCCAGGCTGTCGGCCCGGCTGTCGGCCGAGCTCGCGACCGGGCAGGAGGGCGGCCCGCAGGCCGGGCAGCGGTAG